One window of Bos indicus isolate NIAB-ARS_2022 breed Sahiwal x Tharparkar chromosome 18, NIAB-ARS_B.indTharparkar_mat_pri_1.0, whole genome shotgun sequence genomic DNA carries:
- the ARHGEF1 gene encoding rho guanine nucleotide exchange factor 1 isoform X5, with protein sequence MGERGETASNTDSPAVPMEAEDVARGAAPGPPRPGLAPVSIIGAEDEDFEIELKTNPEEQNNQFQNLDQVKRRPAHLMALLQHVAMQFEPGPLLCCLHADMLGSLGPKEFKKAFIDFYHSFLDKHSILRVMVPPAVAFELDRTRPDLFPEDLQRQFVQEVVQSQQVAVVRQLEDFRSKKLMGMTPWEQELVQLGAWVARDRASYEARERHLAERQLTHLEEMQHTISNDEEKSAAVVNAISMYMRHLGVRTKSGDKKSGRNFFRKKMIGNRRSDEPTKTKKGLSSFLDAARWNRGEPQDFRHPKVEVDAEKPGLTERKGGQGAPSRDRTLGGPGQDTPGVSPHLLSGDSPDREPGVDALLEVGDPPPQGPASLDAPAPLESTEEAADTESPEPGDEGEPGRSGLELEPEEPPGWRELVPQDILHSLPKSQVKRQEVISELLVTEAAHVRMLRVLHDVFYQPIADGGFYSQEELQNIFPSLDELIEVHSLFLDSLMKRRQDSGYLIKEIGDVLLARFDGAEGSWFQKISSRFCSRQSFALEQLKAKQRKEPRFCTFVQEAESRPRCRRLQLKDMIPTEMQRLTKYPLLLQSIEQNTEEPVEREKVERAAECCREILQHVNLAVRDMEDLLRLKDYQRRLDLTHLRQSNDPMLSEFKNLDITKKRLIYEGPLTWRVTKDKAVEVHVLLLDDLLLLLQRQDERFLLKSHSRTLTPTPDGKTMLRPVLRLTSAMTREVATDHKAFYVIFTWDQEAQIYELVAQTVSERRIWCTLITETAGCLKVPSRTSRPKHRPGPSSTREPLLSSSENGNGSREMPPADGRMERLFNSLLPFCRQGLEGQLAAKALQKVLTLKQLLLPSEEDSGAGPPLEGDGVPGGSPLSPTQPQEIREELLSLEETIKQLEEVEEEFCRLRLLLSQLGENTVPQSGCT encoded by the exons ATGGGAGAGAGAGGCGAGACAGCGAGCAACACGGACAG cCCGGCAGTGCCCATGGAGGCAGAAGACGTCGCCCGAGGGGCG GCCCCGGGGCCCCCCCGACCCGGCCTGGCGCCCGTCAGCATCATTGGGGCAGAGGACGAGGATTTTGAGATTGAGTTGAAGACG AACCCTGAGGAACAAAACAACCAGTTCCAGAACCTGGATCAGGTGAAGCGGCGCCCGGCCCACCTCATGGCCCTCCTGCAGCACGTGGCCATGCAGTTTGAGCCGGGACCCCTG CTCTGCTGCCTGCATGCGGACATGCTGGGCTCCCTGGGCCCCAAGGAGTTCAAGAAAGCCTTCATCGACTTCTACCACAGCTTCCTGGATAAGCACTCG ATTCTACGAGTGATGGTCCCTCCTGCCGTGGCCTTTGAACTTG ACCGCACGCGGCCTGACCTCTTTCCTGAGGATCTCCAGCGGCAGTTCGTGCAGGAGGTGGTGCAGAGCCAGCAGGTAGCCGTGGTCCGGCAGCTGGAGGACTTCCGCTCCAAGAAGCTCATGGGCATGACACCCTGGGAGCAGGAGCTGGTCCAGCTGGGGGCCTGGGTGGCGCGGGACCGTGCCAGCTACGAGGCCCGGGAGCGGCACCTGGCTGAGCGGCAACTGACCCACCTGGAGGAGATGCA GCACACCATCTCTAACGATGAGGAGAAGag CGCCGCCGTGGTCAACGCCATCAGCATGTACATGCGGCACCTTGGGGTGCGGACCAAGAGTGGGGACAAGAAGTCCGGGAGGAACTTCTTTCGGAAAAAG ATGATAGGGAACCGACGGTCAGATGAACCGACCAAGACCAAGAAAGGCCTGAGCAGCTTCCTGGATGCCGCCCGCTGGAACCGGGGAGAGCCCCAGG ATTTTCGACACCCGAAGGTCGAAGTTGATG CTGAGAAGCCGGGCCTTACAGAACGTAAGGGAGGTCAGGGGGCGCCTTCCCGGGACCGGACTCTCGGAGGCCCTGGGCAGGACACCCCCGGAGTTTCTCCGCACCTTCTGTCTGGGGACAGCCCTGACCGGGAGCCAG GTGTTGACGCCCTCCTGGAGGTGGGGGACCCGCCCCCACAGGGCCCAGCCAGCCTGGACGCCCCAGCGCCGCTGGAGAGCACGGAGGAGGCTGCCGACACAGAAAG CCCGGAGCCTGGAGATGAGGGAGAGCCGGGCCGCTCAGGACTGGAGCTGGAACCAGAGGAGCCGCCTGGCTGGCGAGAGCTTGTCCCCCAGGACATTCTGCACAGCCTGCCCAAGAGCCAGGTGAAGCGGCAGGAGGTCATCAGCG AGCTCCTGGTGACGGAGGCTGCCCATGTGCGCATGCTCCGCGTGCTCCACGACGTCTTCTACCAGCCCATAGCGGACGGGGGCTTCTACTCCCAGGAGGAGCTCCAGAACATCTTCCCCAGCCTGGACGAGCTCATCGAGGTGCATT CCCTATTCCTTGATTCCCTGATGAAGCGGAGGCAGGACAGTGGCTACCTCATCAAGGAGATCGGAGATGTGCTGCTGGCCCGG TTCGATGGTGCCGAGGGCTCGTGGTTCCAGAAAATCTCCTCCCGCTTCTGTAGCCGCCAGTCGTTCGCCTTAGAGCAGCTCAAAGCCAAACAGCGCAAGGAGCCCCGGTTCTGTACCTTCGTGCag GAGGCCGAGAGCCGGCCCCGGTGCCGCCGGCTGCAGCTGAAGGACATGATCCCCACCGAGATGCAGCGTCTGACCAAGTACCCACTGCTTCTGCAGAGCATCGAGCAGAACACAG AAGAGCCGGTGGAACGGGAGAAAGTGGAGCGGGCAGCCGAGTGCTGCCGGGAAATTCTGCAACACGTCAACCTTGCCGTGCGGGACATGGAGGACCTGCTG CGGCTCAAAGATTATCAGAGGCGTCTGGATTTGACCCACCTGCGGCAGAGCAACGACCCCATGCTGAGCGAGTTCAAG aaCCTAGACATCACCAAGAAGAGGTTGATCTACGAGGGCCCACTGACGTGGCGGGTGACGAAGGACAAGGCTGTGG AGGTCCACGTGCTGCTGCTggatgacctgctgctgctgcttcagcgCCAGGACGAGCGGTTCTTGCTTAAGTCGCACAGCCGGACGCTGACGCCCACGCCCGATGGCAAGACCATGCTGCGGCCAGTGCTGCGGCTCACCTCCGCCATGACCCGCGAGGTGGCCACCG ATCACAAAGCCTTCTATGTCATTTTTACCTGGGACCAGGAGGCCCAGATATACGAGCTGGTGGCGCAGACGGTGTCTGAGCGGAGGAT CTGGTGTACCCTGATCACCGAGACCGCTGGATGCCTGAAGGTCCCCTCCCGCACCTCCCGACCCAAACACCGGCCCGGCCCCAGCAG CACTCGTGAACCCCTGCTTAGCAGCTCCGAAAACGGCAATGGCAGCCGAGAGATGCCCCCGGCAGATG GCCGGATGGAGAGACTCTTCAACTCCCTCCTGCCCTTCTGCAGACAAGGCCTCGAGGGCCAGCTCGCCGCCAAGGCCCTTCAGAAAG TGCTGACCCTGAAACAGCTCCTGTTGCCTTCGGAGGAAGACAGCGGGGCAGGGCCTCCCCTCGAAGGGGATGGGGTCCCAGGGGGCAGCCCCTTGAGCCCAACGCAGCCCCAGGAAATTCGGGAGGAGCTGCTCAGCCTGGAGGAGACCATTAAACAGCTAGAG gaggtggaggaggaattTTGCCGCCTGAGACTCCTGCTGTCTCAGCTTGGGGAGAACACCGTCCCCCAGTCTGGCTGTACCTGA
- the ARHGEF1 gene encoding rho guanine nucleotide exchange factor 1 isoform X1 — MGERGETASNTDSPAVPMEAEDVARGAAPGPPRPGLAPVSIIGAEDEDFEIELKTNPEEQNNQFQNLDQVKRRPAHLMALLQHVAMQFEPGPLLCCLHADMLGSLGPKEFKKAFIDFYHSFLDKHSILRVMVPPAVAFELDRTRPDLFPEDLQRQFVQEVVQSQQVAVVRQLEDFRSKKLMGMTPWEQELVQLGAWVARDRASYEARERHLAERQLTHLEEMQHTISNDEEKSAAVVNAISMYMRHLGVRTKSGDKKSGRNFFRKKMIGNRRSDEPTKTKKGLSSFLDAARWNRGEPQDFRHPKVEVDAEKPGLTERKGGQGAPSRDRTLGGPGQDTPGVSPHLLSGDSPDREPGVDALLEVGDPPPQGPASLDAPAPLESTEEAADTERKWKRLSGRLGRSESLRVSDRRRPSRGSLGAKGRGGGRSRSDVDMDPSSATAVLGPTRRATPEPGDEGEPGRSGLELEPEEPPGWRELVPQDILHSLPKSQVKRQEVISELLVTEAAHVRMLRVLHDVFYQPIADGGFYSQEELQNIFPSLDELIEVHSLFLDSLMKRRQDSGYLIKEIGDVLLARFDGAEGSWFQKISSRFCSRQSFALEQLKAKQRKEPRFCTFVQEAESRPRCRRLQLKDMIPTEMQRLTKYPLLLQSIEQNTEEPVEREKVERAAECCREILQHVNLAVRDMEDLLRLKDYQRRLDLTHLRQSNDPMLSEFKNLDITKKRLIYEGPLTWRVTKDKAVEVHVLLLDDLLLLLQRQDERFLLKSHSRTLTPTPDGKTMLRPVLRLTSAMTREVATDHKAFYVIFTWDQEAQIYELVAQTVSERRIWCTLITETAGCLKVPSRTSRPKHRPGPSSTREPLLSSSENGNGSREMPPADGRMERLFNSLLPFCRQGLEGQLAAKALQKVLTLKQLLLPSEEDSGAGPPLEGDGVPGGSPLSPTQPQEIREELLSLEETIKQLEEVEEEFCRLRLLLSQLGENTVPQSGCT; from the exons ATGGGAGAGAGAGGCGAGACAGCGAGCAACACGGACAG cCCGGCAGTGCCCATGGAGGCAGAAGACGTCGCCCGAGGGGCG GCCCCGGGGCCCCCCCGACCCGGCCTGGCGCCCGTCAGCATCATTGGGGCAGAGGACGAGGATTTTGAGATTGAGTTGAAGACG AACCCTGAGGAACAAAACAACCAGTTCCAGAACCTGGATCAGGTGAAGCGGCGCCCGGCCCACCTCATGGCCCTCCTGCAGCACGTGGCCATGCAGTTTGAGCCGGGACCCCTG CTCTGCTGCCTGCATGCGGACATGCTGGGCTCCCTGGGCCCCAAGGAGTTCAAGAAAGCCTTCATCGACTTCTACCACAGCTTCCTGGATAAGCACTCG ATTCTACGAGTGATGGTCCCTCCTGCCGTGGCCTTTGAACTTG ACCGCACGCGGCCTGACCTCTTTCCTGAGGATCTCCAGCGGCAGTTCGTGCAGGAGGTGGTGCAGAGCCAGCAGGTAGCCGTGGTCCGGCAGCTGGAGGACTTCCGCTCCAAGAAGCTCATGGGCATGACACCCTGGGAGCAGGAGCTGGTCCAGCTGGGGGCCTGGGTGGCGCGGGACCGTGCCAGCTACGAGGCCCGGGAGCGGCACCTGGCTGAGCGGCAACTGACCCACCTGGAGGAGATGCA GCACACCATCTCTAACGATGAGGAGAAGag CGCCGCCGTGGTCAACGCCATCAGCATGTACATGCGGCACCTTGGGGTGCGGACCAAGAGTGGGGACAAGAAGTCCGGGAGGAACTTCTTTCGGAAAAAG ATGATAGGGAACCGACGGTCAGATGAACCGACCAAGACCAAGAAAGGCCTGAGCAGCTTCCTGGATGCCGCCCGCTGGAACCGGGGAGAGCCCCAGG ATTTTCGACACCCGAAGGTCGAAGTTGATG CTGAGAAGCCGGGCCTTACAGAACGTAAGGGAGGTCAGGGGGCGCCTTCCCGGGACCGGACTCTCGGAGGCCCTGGGCAGGACACCCCCGGAGTTTCTCCGCACCTTCTGTCTGGGGACAGCCCTGACCGGGAGCCAG GTGTTGACGCCCTCCTGGAGGTGGGGGACCCGCCCCCACAGGGCCCAGCCAGCCTGGACGCCCCAGCGCCGCTGGAGAGCACGGAGGAGGCTGCCGACACAGAAAG AAAGTGGAAGAG GCTGTCAGGGCGTCTGGGGCGCTCAGAGAGCCTGCGGGTGAGTGACCGCCGCCGGCCTTCCCGGGGTAGCCTCGGGGCTAAGGGCCGGGGTGGGGGCCGCTCCCGGAGCGACGTGGACATGGACCCCAGCTCCGCCACGGCCGTGCTTGGCCCTACCCGACGAGCCAC CCCGGAGCCTGGAGATGAGGGAGAGCCGGGCCGCTCAGGACTGGAGCTGGAACCAGAGGAGCCGCCTGGCTGGCGAGAGCTTGTCCCCCAGGACATTCTGCACAGCCTGCCCAAGAGCCAGGTGAAGCGGCAGGAGGTCATCAGCG AGCTCCTGGTGACGGAGGCTGCCCATGTGCGCATGCTCCGCGTGCTCCACGACGTCTTCTACCAGCCCATAGCGGACGGGGGCTTCTACTCCCAGGAGGAGCTCCAGAACATCTTCCCCAGCCTGGACGAGCTCATCGAGGTGCATT CCCTATTCCTTGATTCCCTGATGAAGCGGAGGCAGGACAGTGGCTACCTCATCAAGGAGATCGGAGATGTGCTGCTGGCCCGG TTCGATGGTGCCGAGGGCTCGTGGTTCCAGAAAATCTCCTCCCGCTTCTGTAGCCGCCAGTCGTTCGCCTTAGAGCAGCTCAAAGCCAAACAGCGCAAGGAGCCCCGGTTCTGTACCTTCGTGCag GAGGCCGAGAGCCGGCCCCGGTGCCGCCGGCTGCAGCTGAAGGACATGATCCCCACCGAGATGCAGCGTCTGACCAAGTACCCACTGCTTCTGCAGAGCATCGAGCAGAACACAG AAGAGCCGGTGGAACGGGAGAAAGTGGAGCGGGCAGCCGAGTGCTGCCGGGAAATTCTGCAACACGTCAACCTTGCCGTGCGGGACATGGAGGACCTGCTG CGGCTCAAAGATTATCAGAGGCGTCTGGATTTGACCCACCTGCGGCAGAGCAACGACCCCATGCTGAGCGAGTTCAAG aaCCTAGACATCACCAAGAAGAGGTTGATCTACGAGGGCCCACTGACGTGGCGGGTGACGAAGGACAAGGCTGTGG AGGTCCACGTGCTGCTGCTggatgacctgctgctgctgcttcagcgCCAGGACGAGCGGTTCTTGCTTAAGTCGCACAGCCGGACGCTGACGCCCACGCCCGATGGCAAGACCATGCTGCGGCCAGTGCTGCGGCTCACCTCCGCCATGACCCGCGAGGTGGCCACCG ATCACAAAGCCTTCTATGTCATTTTTACCTGGGACCAGGAGGCCCAGATATACGAGCTGGTGGCGCAGACGGTGTCTGAGCGGAGGAT CTGGTGTACCCTGATCACCGAGACCGCTGGATGCCTGAAGGTCCCCTCCCGCACCTCCCGACCCAAACACCGGCCCGGCCCCAGCAG CACTCGTGAACCCCTGCTTAGCAGCTCCGAAAACGGCAATGGCAGCCGAGAGATGCCCCCGGCAGATG GCCGGATGGAGAGACTCTTCAACTCCCTCCTGCCCTTCTGCAGACAAGGCCTCGAGGGCCAGCTCGCCGCCAAGGCCCTTCAGAAAG TGCTGACCCTGAAACAGCTCCTGTTGCCTTCGGAGGAAGACAGCGGGGCAGGGCCTCCCCTCGAAGGGGATGGGGTCCCAGGGGGCAGCCCCTTGAGCCCAACGCAGCCCCAGGAAATTCGGGAGGAGCTGCTCAGCCTGGAGGAGACCATTAAACAGCTAGAG gaggtggaggaggaattTTGCCGCCTGAGACTCCTGCTGTCTCAGCTTGGGGAGAACACCGTCCCCCAGTCTGGCTGTACCTGA